CATTTCGCGAGAGAGTCGTTTAAGAGAATGGCGCATGCTGTCACTGGGTAGCGTAGTCGGAACCATCGTCCTTGTGGCAAGTTTTAATTCTCCGAttgtttcgttcttcttAAAACTCTTCTCTATTCTCCACATTTAGTTCATGGATCAGAATGCGCAGATCTGGAGTGGCTGCAACTTTGAAGAGCTCCAAAAGACAGTGTACGTCGTGTTTGCATGCTCTGGGTGTATTTTCTGGAATCGGAGCTGTTGTCGGGAAAACGGCTGCACCGTAGCACCCTGAGCACCATCAAATCACCTGTATTGTTGTATCAGATTCCTCTGACTTTGTACAGAGATCCTTGATTCAATCCCTTCTGTGATTGCCTTTTTTTACTGAGCATCGCATGCTCACAATGTGCTCTCCTGTCATGTCGCCTCTGTTCTTTAGGTGACATCTCAGTCCTTTTCTGAGGGCTTTACAACGTTCCGGTTCTGTTTGTCTGACGATTTTTATATGTTTTTTTGAGTCGTGGGAAGAACCAGGGGGCTGCTGTCGCCTCTAAGGTGCGCTAAACCTTCTGTTCGCGTGTAGGTCTGTTCGCGGCGGGGCTGGCAAAGCAACCCCGACGGGGAGAATTTCTGTTAAAAGAGGCGCCGattgttttctctcctgacTCCTGTGCATGTCACATCTTCCCAGGATCCATGCTGGGCGCTTTTTCTGtatttctgtgtcttccctaaattctttctctcgacccCTTCACCTCCCGTCTTCGTGTGTTGTGTCATATCTGCTTGGGACGAAGGGGTTGTGGCTGTCGTAGGCTTCTTTCGCCAGTTTTTTTTTTTGCTATTTCGAACAAAACagtcgaaagagagaactggCAAAGAAGCCAACGCATGCGATCCTTGTGCTTGCGGCTGGAAGTTGAAGACCAATAGCAGGAACGCTGGGTTTCTCGGAGGGTCGAAGTTTCCTGGTTGTCATGGCGCTTCGCCTTTCCACCCCGCTGCTCATCGCAGATCGAGTGCGAACGAGCTGGACATATCGGTAGGTTTCGTGACAAGAGTGGAGGCTATGTGAGCTCTGAAGGAATCTAAAACTGACGCAGGATCCATATCTGTGAAGACTTGTTGATCCATTTGTACCGGCACCCTGGCGGGGTTATGAAAACGACGGAGCGTTATGCTCAAGTCACTTCACACCTCATTCTCCACGTGCGTCGGCATATTTCTCGGAGTCTGGCCTCGAAGAAGTGACAGTGGTCGATGCTTTTCGCGTCGGCATCCGAATTTGCGAGTTGTCACTGCGGCGAACAGCCGAGACACGGTGGAGGGTTTACGGTTCAGTAGtctgccgtcttcgtcttgtctGTTCTGTGCACTTCTCTGTAGGCACTCGCGGTACAGCGGTGGAGTCCGGTTTTCGCTGCCGCGGTTTATGGTAACGAAGCGGACGTATTTGTCGACGAAGTTTCGCCGTCCGTCAACCGTCACGAAATGGGGAAATCCGCAGTACACGCTTCCCTCAAATGTCCAGCGAGAGATGCAGGAAAACAGCGCTGAAGGTGACACGGATCAGGCAACATCTGAAGAACTGGGAGGACGGACAGGCAAGAAGGAACTTGGGAGGAACGGGAAGTCTgcagggaaaacgaaaaaagcgGCGGATACGGCCGCGCAAGAAGTACAACACACGCCCAAATACTGTGACATGCTTTTTCTACATCAGGAAGACCAGCAGAGCAGGCGAAGGCCGCATGCGAATTTCTTTTTCCGGTGAACAGACACGGTTCATCCCCGAACCCCGTCAGCATGTTGAAAAGACCTTTTCTACAGATAACGAACGGAGCGCGTTCCGCTGCTTTTGGACAAGAGAAACGTTTTTGCCGCAGATGGCGCGAGACACAAGTGCCCTCACACAGTCGCATATCTAAATCACCCTGTAGGAGGACCAAGCGTCCTTCAGGAGGTGAAGAGGGCAGAAAACGGATTTGGAGCCTCTGTGGAGTCGAGTTGAGCCTCAGAATGCTGGCAAGGTGGTAGAGAGCTTCCTACTGTTTCGTTCTACTGGAGCTTTTTCTCGAGCCATCACGCATTTCTCTGGCGATTGTAGTAGAGTGCACTGACGAACTCAGACCCGACACAGTCTTTAGGTGCTGACTTCATGTGGACCAGTTCGGACACAGAACCATTTTGAGCGAGTCAAAAGCTCATACAGAGTTTCTATCTTTTGTCCTTTTTTTAAGGGAGTGTTTCGAAACAGGGCGACTACATGTATCTCGAAGCCTCCATTTCCATCTAATTTGTGTGACGGATCTGCACATGTCTACGTATACCGATGGCGAGTCTCTTTCTGGATCTCTCAAGCTGCACACACCGGTGTCTGCGAacgggagaagcgaaacgatTTGCACCCCAACAATCAGCGAAGGATGATGGGTACCGTCCGCACATGCAGTACTGGCCGGTtgaagcaggaagaagccTTAACAAGCTACTTTCGCGGCGGATGTCGGTTTGTACAAAGCATGTACTGACACGAAAAGTAGTGCAACTGTAGCGCCGAAATCGGGGAAACGATCGGCGATACAGTCTCATCGGGTGGCAAGCACGAAACAAAAACAAACACGATATATGCCATCCTCGAAAATCGTTCAGGTCTTTGAGAACGCTTTCGACATTGTCCTGAGCGCGCATCGATATCGACATCGTCTAGCACCAAGGACAACGTAAGGTGACGGCGCAGCAGAGCGTCTGAGAACAACACCGCTACTATGGACAACTAGTGACTTTCGTTCCGAGGCCCCGGCAAAGGCCGCAACGAAATTCTGTCGCGGTGTCAAGCTGGACCCCACGAGGTGTGACGCCAGCGGCTTCGAATCCCTGACATTTTCTACACTGGAATAACCGCTGAACACTGTCAGCTTGTCGATGTCTTGTCAGTCGCAACGTGTGGTAAGAGCACAGAACAACAGATGCTCAGAGCTGTAAACGGTTCGCGAATCAACTCTTCAACATTTCTTTGAAGGAACGGAATGGGCAGCGTGACTGTCAGACTTTCCGTCTTCTTGAACCTATCTCTTGGACTGTCGTCCGTCTCGAGGCGAAGCACGTGAAAGAGGCCGACGAGCGCGTCAGTAATCAATTAGTTTGCTGACAGGAAGCTCGCAAGCGATGCAAGAATGCCGACAGAGATAGATGCAGTGGCAAACGCAGCAGCCCCCGATGTCACAGTAAGCTTGAGCATGCACTCCGTAGAGGCGCTGCCGGCCTGAGTTCTCGATTGCTTTGCAACGCACTTGTAGCACAGATGCTTCGCGTCGGCTGGGAGTTCACTTATACTCAACGCATACTCTCCGTTATCTTCCTGTTCTGCAGCAACTGCGGCAAGTGATCCATCAACAAGGGAAGTGAGAGCGACCTTGGACGCGCATTTTCCGTCTTCGTCATCGTACACGTTCTGTACGTCCGGAGGGTCCAAAGTCAAGTCCTTACATTTTAGTGACAAGGCGTTCCCCGTGACTTTGACTGTCGCCACATTGATCTCTCCTGCCTTGCACTCAATCGCCGATTTGATTTCAGACGCGAAGACTTTGACCACAATTTTGCATGATTGCGACGCAGAGTTGTCGGTATTCTTGCCTGAGGCGTCTTGACTTGGCTTTTGGCACTTGTATTGGAACGTCTTGTCCGTTCGTTCGGAGGGAAGAGTTAGTGTGTATTTGGAGTTTTCTGAATCGTGAATTAGTGTGGCTCCCGAGACAAGCGTGTCCAACGCCACCGTGTTACTGGAATCTGTGTTGTCGTAAGCCTGAGTTAGATCGGCGGGTTGAAGGGTCCAGGTTGATGGGCATCGGAAGGACGCTTCGCGGTCATTTCCCTGAAGAATCAGCGTCAAGGTGCTCTTCTCAGTGCAAGAGGGCGTGGTGTCAGTCCCCTCTGGCGCCTGAGACGTCTCGGAAAACACGGGCAAAACGCACAGAAAAGCCAGAACCACCGCCAAGCTAACGGACGCGCCTGTGGCCTGCATGTTGCCTGAAACGTGAGAAAGGGGACAGACAAAGTTCTCTAGTGAAGGGCGCTGTCGAAAGCGGTGTGATTCTAGAAAGTCTTATGGAAATAAATAAAGTGAAAGCAGAGGCATGTCTCAGTAGACGAGAGGACTTCTGTACGAGAACCTCAACAGCCTTCGTGTCCTGTGAAAGAGCGGGGCAACTCCTACTCGCCTAACCCCCGGTAGGCGGTGGATTTTCGGGCTCCTGTCTTGTCGCCACCCCCCAGGTGTGTTACGCCACACAGCAGCGCCTCGTACCGCCGCTCGTACCGCCGCTCGACGGTCTTTCGTGTCTTCTGGAGGTTAGACACAGTATCTCATGGCCAACGGAGGGAAGTGTCTTGTCGTTTATACTGAAGTGGGTTTCGCCGAGTCGCCCCCTGAGAGCATCGCGGGAAAAAGTCGCGGCTCTGTCGACTGTGTGAGGCACACCGGAAAATGCGTCAGGTTTCTGTTCAGAAACGCCAGGTGCTTTGACTGGAGCGAGCACCACGTGAGGGCCGGAGGATTTTCTGTTCAGTGAGGAAAGACTGAaagcaagaggaaaaggagtATGCCTCCGTGTCGACTGGAAGCTTGGTTTCGGGTCCATTTCGGACTTCTCTTTGTTCAGTGTAAAGAAAGCCAACGCCAGGATGGGAAATCAAAACGGCCGGCACAGCAAAAACAGTAAAAAAGGTGCAAGCTACTTACAGTGTCGCTACAGTAATACCGTACCGGGAACCATGCAACTGCAAATGCCTCTATATGACTGAAAAACGTTGTTCCACATCGGTCAACTCCCCATTGCTGCTGCGATGCCACAATCTGGTGGAGACGGAAAAAGAGTCGGGAGTTCAGAAAAGAAACGTGGGCTTTAATTCGAACGCTAAACAGGTGTGTCACGGCTACGGTTAACGGGATTGGAGGCGGTTAGGATTGTAACGTGAGCCTGTTTTAGTCAGATGTTTGTTCTGTGGGCGTTGAGTTCATACACCGCCGGCCTTATGAGCAATCGACCCGTACCGTGTCGACACTAGCTTTCATTAAAGCAGTACTAAAGCTCGTCTCGGCTAGAGTGAACCAGTAGAGACAGCCTTGCTCCTAACTATCCACACACAACGCGAGTGTATTCTGAAGTGGCATTTTCGCTGTTGTCCCAATTGATGTCCGGGGGGAGGCCACTGGGACCGAGTCCAGCAAACTTGTGCACGTCTTCTTTGTCCCAAGTCAAACATGAGAGTCAACAACAGGTCTCATCTATGCTCCTTCAAAGAAGTGGCTTTAAAGCTTTAAAGGAATTCCAACACGAGCTGGGGAGAGTGTTCCGGGCTACCACAGTGGCGGGTTTAGACTCAACATGAGACTCCGACCACGGCAACACATCAATGCGTCAAGCACGCTCACTAGATACTTACGAGCAGACCCAGGTGCGTTATTACTCGTTGAAGCCGTTGACAGCTTCTTCCATGCTAAGGAAAATGCGATGTGCTTCCGCGAGTGGAGGTCGTGCCGTTGCTTGCAGCCGGAAAACGCTCGACCGCCGTGCTCTTCCAGTGGAATACATTTGCCGGACACTGTGCATAGAGACACCTGGACATTCTGAAAGCTTCTACGGTACGTGTGATGCTGTTTCTTCACCCCTGACGCAGATTCTGTTCAATTTGTCTACAGCACTGttgagaagaagctgaatCTCCTAACGTGCACACAGGTGGCAACAACAACAGCTTCAGTCATTTCCCTAACTGCATctgaggaaaagaagcggaCAGCTGTCATGAGTTTGAGCTGTATGCGACTCCCTGGAAACAGAATGCTCCTGTGTGTGTTATTCTACACACATGAACAAAAGCTGCTGTTTCTGGAAGGTGTCGCCAACATGCAGATGAAAGACCACATGGCAGGCAGTTCATGAGTGAAGTTTTTTCAATTTAGTGAGCGTTCGTTCGTCGCCTCATAGGTACACCTCTGCTGGTCAGTCGCATAGCCATTTACGTACTATTTGTCGTAACAGAAATTAAACAGAATCTGTGTTTGTTGAGGTGAAACTCCATCACCAAAATCCATTCGAATGGCTCTGGTAACATCTGCGTATTTAACGTGGACGCAGGAGTCGGAACAACTGGCTTCCCATTGACCATGTGAGGACACACCGTGTCAGGGCTACTCAAACCGTCGTACAGCTCTTAAAACTGTCTAGCATTTGGAGATCCTACATCTCTCAAAAAAGATTGCACACCGCCGAGAGAGTGGGGATGCTGTATGCATAACATGAAAAAAATGTGTCCTCGTAATGTATCTTTCTGTCCATATTCTAACTTCACCCCCTTTCAGTCGAGGGCCCTGCCTCAAAAGACAgatgagagaaaaagagtgGAGTGTGGCATTCGCCTTGTGCCGTCATTCACACGAGAAGCTCAGCACAATATCTTTCTCACTTTTTGTGTGTTCCCAAGGCCGGCAACGAGGCTCAAATTCTTGTAAGCGAGCTTGTGCGAGGCTGTACGATCGTTTTCTAAAACCAGTACCTCCTGGTTCCATCCTGTCGGCCCTGAGAAATAGGGGGACAGCAGCCGTAAAAAACGGTTGATGCAATTCCAGTGTGCAGATATTTTAAAAATATACGTAGTACGTCTATTGCGGGGCTATGTTACTACATTTTGTGTGGAGTGGGTAGCATCGCGAACTAAGCCGATCGAGGTACCGGGCGATGCGTCCAACGCCTGGTTGCCAGTCTTTCATTTTCGGAGTCTCACAATGTCCTTACGTCATGTTTTtatcttccttcttctcacaAAAACCGACTTTAAAATGAAGAAGCGAATGTGTGTTGATATTTGGAAGCGTCTTGTCTGGTCGCACATTTGTCACATTTGTTAGTTCAGGGAAACACGTCTAACGAACTCCCTACGATCGTTTTTGGCAAGTCTCCGTATATAAGCCGATCTGCGGTGTCGCGCCTAGGTTCTATATACGGACGCGTGCTTTGCAAAAATATGATGGTTTCTTTTTCCGTCCCCACGTGGTGAGGCAAATGCATGCGAAAATATTTCCCTCACTGTGTAGACCAGCGAAGAACTGGTAGTATGGGGACGATGGGGTAGCCTTTTCGCCCCTTTGTGCTGTGCTGGAGCAAAAACATGAATATTCGGCTGCTCTAAAGACGAGGTAAGGGCAATTTCACCCCAGTCGAGGACGGAAAAAAAGCTGtgcctctgccttcgtctctcgtaTGTTATTCGCTGTCTCCCGGTCCTTTTTCCCGCGGTGGCGACTGCGAGAGAGGGCGCCATTTCAGAGCCACCCCACAGCAGGCCACGTTtcagttttcttcgcgtttcggCCAACTCCGACGGGTCTCGTGTCTCtggcttttctctgcaaTCCGTTTCTGCTTTGCAAAGGTCGTTGACACGTTTTCCACGCCTTTTCCTGTCGCTTCGGGTATGCCGTAGAGGCGCAGCGCCGCTGAAACGGCCGCATTTACGCGTGCATCTGTATGTATGCTGGAACGCCCACAGAACCCACCATTTATTTGCGCATATCCTTTTCCCTATGATTTTGCTCCTGAATATCTGTATTTCTGCGTATGGGATACGCCGGGGAGCGCCTGTCTACATCGAGTGCGGGCGTCTGGCGCGAGCGTTGAGCCTGCCAGGGAATGGGGGTGCCGGCTGTGACGAATCGACGGCGCAGTTCCCCATGTCCTCCTTTGGGCAATCCGCAAAgattcttttttttccaATGAAAGTCTCTCGACTGTGTCTCTCCGAATCGCTGGCTCTTTGCCGGGAGGGGCAGGCTGGCCAATCCCCGCTGTGTTCCCCTGTTTCTTAACGTTCGTGTGGTGGCTCTACGCGCACCGGAACTCCACGCGAGCAGCCACACTCACGTTTTTCCTCCTGCATCTCGATGGTTTTTCTTCAAaatgcgttttcttccagTGGCGAAAGGCGCAGCCATCTCTCATTCTCGATTCGCCCACCCACGTACTTGACAccgctgttctctctgtgcagctgTCGCGGGTCGGCGCGAATATGTGGCTTGTATGATGTACAACCTTGTGCATGGGTGTATTTGCGTGCGTGAAGACTCTGTTCAGTTTGGGGGAAGGCTGGCAGGCACCAGAAGTTTTTCTTCGGGCGTTTTTTGTCGCCTGCTACAACCAGAGTTGACGACTGGGTGTACGTGCATGTAGTGCCCCTGTGGATGTTCAAGTGTCGGTTTGATGAGAATTGCACGCAGAAAGTTTGCCAAATTTTCAGGGTTTCGACGCTGTGGTCGATGGACGTTTTCTTCATCTGGATGTGCAAGCACCTGGTGTCCGGATCCTTTTCTGCATTGACGCGTGGCTGTGTCTTGCGTGTTTCCTTCAGGACGTTCTGGTGATTTCTCCGATCTGTCGCCAGGATGATGAACTTTAAGAAAAAGATCGTGAAGCCTCAGGGCGTCGAGCCCACTGAGATCGAAAACGAGGTCGCCAAGTGTCTCTTCGATATCGAAGTAAGGACCCGCGAAACAAAAATCCTCCAGACGCgtacgcatatacatatctagATATATGAGTGCATTTTTTTGTAGAGGtagtgtttgtgtgtgtgaatGTAGCGAActagagagagaaggtgaacAGCGGCGGATGTGTACGTGGGCCTTGTGGCATTGGTTTGACTGGGTTATCAGTGGGTGTGTACGCCGAGGGTGTATGGGGTTCGCTGTTTCCAGCGTCTTTCCTTGTCAACGACAAAAATTCGCGCGTGAAgacgtttccttttttcgtctctttctccagacAAGCAGCCAGTCGGACTTGAAGGGAGATGTCCGCCACTTGGTCATTAGCTCTGTGAAGGAGGTGGAAGTACCGCAGGGGCGCAAGAAGGCGTTTGTCGTCTTTGTTCCCCATGCCGTCTACCAgaagacagtgaagaagatCCAGGGGCGCCTCGTTCAGGAAttggagaagaaactgaagaagcaTGTCGTCCTGGTCGCCCAGCGCACAATGCTTCCTCTCGACTTCAAGCGCAAGGGCCTCAAGGTCCGCCCTCGCAGCCGCACTCTCACTGCTGTTCAGGATGGCATGTTGGAAGACATTGTCAGTCCCACAGAAATCGTTGGCAAGAGGTAAGCGCGTCTTTTCAAACCCTATGTTCGTGCTGttctggaagaagacaagagtcCCCAGCTGCTGTGCAGGAGGGGGGGATTTCGGACCCTGCtcacgtttcttctgtttttttctcgcgaggATGGCGCAGTgccgcgcctctcgcagTTCGGGGACGCGTCCGGTCGAACTTTGGTAGAATTCCTTCGTCGCTTTTGTGTATCTTTCCTTCAGAATGCGCGTGCGTGTTGACAATACCAAGATGCTCAAGGTGTTCCTGGACCCTCGCGACAAGCAGAAGGACAACATCGAGGACAAGTTGGAGACCTTCGCGGCGGTCTACAAGAAGCTGACCAACAAGGacgccgtcttctccttccctcaACATGTCTACTAATCTGGTGTCTCGGTCTCTGTTCGCCTTTCGCTCGCGGGACGGGAGGGCGCAGAGAGGGGGTTCCCTCGCTCCTGCGAGAACAAACGCATGTGTGGGCGTGGTTGTAGGGGAGTAGGAGACGAGCCAGAGACGACCCTCGTGCATGTCGCGAGTCTGAATGTTTGCAGGGCCTGCGCGACTCCTAAAAggcctctcttcgtcggtcCTCTCCGTCACAGCTGCGCTTCCCGCGGCCCTAGCCTCTCGAAGAGAGACTCCTTGTCACTTGCCTTAATGCACTCAAGG
This window of the Toxoplasma gondii ME49 chromosome VI, whole genome shotgun sequence genome carries:
- the SRS23 gene encoding SAG-related sequence SRS23 (encoded by transcript TGME49_239090~Gene product name based on ToxoDB Community Expert Annotation.~Signal peptide predicted by SignalP 2.0 HMM (probability 0.999) with cleavage site probability 0.717 at residue 24~Predicted trans-membrane domain (TMHMM2.0):270-293) gives rise to the protein MQATGASVSLAVVLAFLCVLPVFSETSQAPEGTDTTPSCTEKSTLTLILQGNDREASFRCPSTWTLQPADLTQAYDNTDSSNTVALDTLVSGATLIHDSENSKYTLTLPSERTDKTFQYKCQKPSQDASGKNTDNSASQSCKIVVKVFASEIKSAIECKAGEINVATVKVTGNALSLKCKDLTLDPPDVQNVYDDEDGKCASKVALTSLVDGSLAAVAAEQEDNGEYALSISELPADAKHLCYKCVAKQSRTQAGSASTECMLKLTVTSGAAAFATASISVGILASLASFLSAN
- the RPS7 gene encoding ribosomal protein RPS7 (encoded by transcript TGME49_239100), translating into MMNFKKKIVKPQGVEPTEIENEVAKCLFDIETSSQSDLKGDVRHLVISSVKEVEVPQGRKKAFVVFVPHAVYQKTVKKIQGRLVQELEKKLKKHVVLVAQRTMLPLDFKRKGLKVRPRSRTLTAVQDGMLEDIVSPTEIVGKRMRVRVDNTKMLKVFLDPRDKQKDNIEDKLETFAAVYKKLTNKDAVFSFPQHVY
- a CDS encoding hypothetical protein (encoded by transcript TGME49_239087); amino-acid sequence: MALRLSTPLLIADRVRTSWTYRHSRYSGGVRFSLPRFMVTKRTYLSTKFRRPSTVTKWGNPQYTLPSNVQREMQENSAEGDTDQATSEELGGRTGKKELGRNGKSAGKTKKAADTAAQEVQHTPKYCDMLFLHQEDQQSRRRPHANFFFR